Within Ovis aries strain OAR_USU_Benz2616 breed Rambouillet chromosome 11, ARS-UI_Ramb_v3.0, whole genome shotgun sequence, the genomic segment TGAATTCTTTATCAATAAATCTAATTAACCATAGTTTTTTCTTCCACCTAAACCTAAGGTGATCTGCACTATGGTATTTCAAAATTGATACCTTAAACTGAGAATTATGACGCATTACTTCAATTTTCTCAGTAACAATATTTgccaaaagtttaataacatctCTCAAAAAAAAAGATCACCCACAACCTCAAAAACATAAGTTAACATGCTTTAAAAGGCACTTAAAAAGTAATACTTGTTAATTTAGCAACTACAAATaggaaaaagttgaaaaaagaaaacatccaatggatcattttAATGTGAACAATAAAGAACATAACATACATCCTGACCTTTTGAATTCTGAATGAAACACACCTGCCTAATTCAGAATGAAACTGGGTTAACAATCATTACATACATACtacattataaaataatcttttgcTTCTGAGTTCTGGCGAGGGGTAAAAAAAGACGAGAAGGAAATACCAGTGTGACTAGGTCAAAATCCATTAAATGATGCCCTTCCTACAACCGTGCAACATTGTTTAACAATTCTAGATTAAAGGAAGAGCCCCAAAATAATTTGCTACGGTCTTTTTGTCTTTGGTTTCATTCTACCCAGAGCTCATTATGTAAAAGAGGAgttcttaacatttttatttaagcttccagaaattaaattttcatttctaataaagTAAAGAGTAACCAGCATTAACTACTATGAAAAAACAACATACAACACTATTCTCTGGTTTCAGTTAATCTTTTAAGAGTAGAGAAAATCAATGTATGCAAACATGGGAGAAAATAGGCCACTCCTTAGTATAGttaataaattatatgaaaaagatTAGGAAATACTTAAATAAACCTATGACAAACTGAAGGATTTCAGTAAACTGCACTTTACCTTTAAATATTAATACACTCCTTTTTCAAGAATTTCACCTTACCTGTCCCGCACTGGGGAAAAGAGGCTTAGTAACTGGAGGCTGCGGAGCTGGAACTGTTGCTGTTGGTGCAGGTGGTCTGTTAAGAATACCTGGAGCTGAAACAGCCTGTGCTTGAGTCATTGGAGGAATTCCAGGACGTGGAACAGGAGGGGGCATACCtgcagagaattaaaaaaaatttgtagccaattaaaaaaacaaaaacaaaaaaccctataCTGTAAAATTACTAACTCTTGACTGCTGAACTCAAAGAGGCCCAGAGAACCTAGGCATTTGCCACTTGGAACAATTCTGCCTCCAACTTTCTATATGACTTTGctcctctttaaaatttttagacGTTTAAGATACCACGAGAAAACCTGTATACATGCAGAGCAACAATTAGGCCTACTGATATTACTAATgcaataaaattttcaaacatattgAATTATTTCAATCATCTAATAGATGTTTCCAGAACGCTAATGCAAACTGCAATCAAAACTATTAATAGGTCATATACTCATAAAAATTATTCCAGAAACGAAGTTACTCCTTTAAATACTTTAATACATACATTTTCCTAAATGCACCACTAGCCGTTCTTTCAAGTGCCTCAAAGTAATTTAAAACTGACTTCCCATTAGCAAATGAACAcaggttatttttctttattcctttaaatGTCTAAAGTTATCTCAGATCATAATGTATGTGAAGTTGTTGCCTCAAAATTAATGGTTGCACTagctatgattcaaatgttgctgctttatttttcctgttccttttaTACTATCACTTGAGTACATGTGAATCTGTTATGGATTGCCAATCAAACGTGCTAGGATTAAAAAACTAGGCAACAGATTGAAGAGAGTCTCATGAAAACTTCTGTGGCACACTTATTTCCTGGGCTAACCAAATCCCATCCCCTCACATTATAGACTAAAAAGTCaagatattttaattaatttgcaAGCTTCCTTGTACCTAGGGGGTCCATTAGACCTTTTTCTGGCAAATGATATCTAAGAGGCTAGAAAGTTACTTTGccataaagtaaaagaaataaaagcatcttTTCCTGCCTGAGTTATCTTGGAATTACTGAGTAACATGTCTGAGGAACAAAAGCTAAGGTTGGCAAAGCGGCAAATTTAAGAAAGTATGGGTTATTGTTATCACCGTAGTTGCCAAATCTACCACTTAGGGTTGGATTTTTCTGTTACGTGCTAAGGGTCTCCATTACTTGTCTAAAATAgtcctaatatatatatataaccactcTTAAGTCACAAGATCAGTGACTCATTCTGGTTGAAGACTACTTTtactatctattaaaaaaaataacaacaacaacacatttctcacagtaattttaaaagaagttacTAACCtatggaaaattaaaaatcacattgtACCAACGCTCATAAATCTGTTATTcgaaatacttaagaataaaacatgtcatatttttatatgtcatattaaaaaggaaagtgtCTAACATTTCATACCTGGTGGCATACCAGGCATCAGAGGTGGTATTCCCGGTCCAGGTGGCATCATTCCACCCATTGGCATCATTCTATTAGAAAGCAAATTTCAAAAGACAACTAAAGTTAATTAACAGcataaaacattagaaaatattctaGCTAAAAGCCTGAAACAACAATAAAGACTTGAATTTGACCTCTAATATTGAAATCTATCAAAGTGAAAGAACGTACAACACACTAAAACAATCCTATCAAAATAAATCCCCTAAAACCCAGCAAACTCTCTGGTTTACCAGAAGAATAggggtgaaaaaaaatcaatgtctgttaaaagaatattttaatacatttaaagttaCTGAGAACAAATATTTTACTCTTCTTAAAAACAAGAGGCCTTATCTAAAATGTGtaactggaaaacaaaatcagtttttgtctcaCTTGGGATATATCCacagaatacaaattaaaaaacaaaaacaaaaccaaaaacctccCCCCTTAAAAAGAACCCTCTATTTTAAAACtgtcagatttttttcaaaaagaaaaaatagtaagtGTATTCTATAGAGTGAAGATTTTTTTCTGGGGATGCGCACACATAAACTACCATCAAAATGAAAGATAAGCAAAACTAAACACACAGTCTCTACTTTTTATGTAGAAAGTTCCTAACACTAAACCAGAACTTAAAAGCATAAcccatatttattttcctttccttagaAGAGCTCACCTTCAAATATCAGTGTccaattcacttaaaaaattataagtTTTGTGAATTTTTGATTTAGGATTCTTAAAGAGAATAACTTCTTTACATAGGTTTTGTTAAAGAAAATTCAATTACTTTCCGTAATAGAGAATGTAATTTCACATAAGAATATACTCTTTCTTAAATATCAACCCCTTCTACTAAGTCTCATAACTTTTAGCAGTTTGGGGAAAACAGCTGCACAATTAGAAAATGATTTATGTGGGTCTATTACTATTTCCTCAGATGTTTTTTAGTTCCCTCCTTTAAGAGATCTGTGTCAGTTTGCAAATTTTAGAAGTTTTTAGTGAGGAAGGTTAGAAAAGTTTTGAAGTCAACTGAATAGATACcattaaacacacaaaaaaatgacaTTATGCTTATACCTCCTGAATTACATTATGAATGAGATGCTTACATGTTTTCACCGCAAAATGACTGGGTGTATTTTCTCTGATGATGCAATCTGTGAAAATGTATGACAAAATCAAAATCTAACTGTGATTTTCAAAATACAGTGGGAAAGTGTATTGTATACCTTTCACATCCaacaatatttttaagtaaaagtgATGAGCACGGGCACCTCATATTCATTTTAGTTCTTGAAGATTTGACAAATCATTTACAGAGTTTGCTTCTGTCACAACTACAAAGTGTCATGGACAGTTCTGAATCTCAAAAACTCAAATCTACAACCAACTACTTTAATTACATCAGATGCAATTGAAGCAGATGGCTGCCTACATTTATCCTAAAACCCAAAAATCTATTCTCTCCAGAGGCAAATTTATATTCCTTAAATTTATTAGTAGATTTCTTTATTAGATAAGTTTAATAATTAATAGAGCCCATACCTTTTAGaagcaaaaaacacaaaaaaaccccacaaagtaACATTTAATTGATGTAAACACCCAAGCTGAGAAAGATCACAAGTCAATTAAAGGAGTTTTCTTACCCAGGTGGCATTCCTGGCATAACTGGTGGCATTCCTGGCATCAGAGGAGGAACACCTGGCATTAATGGAGGTATGCCTATAAATAAGAATTTTcaccaaaaagaaaacatacaaaaagagggaaaaattaaTACTTCTAATCTGTATCAATGAAGACTTGAGAATGTTAAGTTGTAAGAGGCCTTAGGTGCTACCTGGAGGCATTCCTGGTGCTCCTGGAACCGGTGGTAGTCCTGGTTGTGCCATTGGGGGGATATAACCTTGCTGAGGCTGAACAGGCTGCGGTTGAAATGAAGTCGAAGCTGCAGAGTCATCATCGTCATACTCATCAGAATCAtcttgctgcttctttttttgacTCTCTGCTAAAAAAGGTTCAATTAATTTTTCCCatagagtaaaaaaaaagaaaaacaaagcaagtgCAAGacattcaacatttaaaaactttatttcaaCGCAACTAGCTCttgagaggagaaggcaatggcaacccactccagtacgcttgcctggaaaatccccatggatggaggagcctggtaggctgcagtccatggggtcactaggagttggacaccactgagagacctcactttcacttttcactttcatgcattggagaaggaaatggcaacccactccagtgttcttgcctggagaatcccagggactggggagtctggtgggctgctgtccctggggtcgcatagagtcggacacgactgaagctacttagcagcagcagctcttgagattttttttggaaaaaaaaaagatcagccaACACTGTTCTTTACTCTTCGAATGGTTTTTCAATCTGTATTAAGCAAGGTTAACATCTTCTCCCTATTCTATGGCAGGCAAAAATCATTTTCctaaatcagctatactttacAAAACAAGCTTCCTATTTCACTCCAAAAGGTAAATTATGACAAAGCAGTCTGACCTCCCTataatacttttcaaaataaaacatttcttaggTTACTAAGAAGATTCTATCATTTGGATAGGAGAGGGCTGCAAATACCAAGTCAAATACAGTACTAAAAATTTACAACTAGTGATTTCATAAATCTAAACAAGGTACCTTCATTTTTAAAGGCCTTAACACTTGCTAAATCTACCTGGAATTCAGTTATGAgcaaaaaaataatgtataaaattatCCAAACAATACCATGTATACAAAATAGAATCTATTAATTTCAAActttagacagaaaaaaaaaaacaaccctcaaaaCTGTGGAATTCTGAATAGATCtaatgtgctgtgctatgcttagttgctcagtgtgtctgactctttgcgaccccgtgaactgtagcctgctaggctcctctgaccatggggattctccacataagaatactggagtgaattgccatgccctcctccaggggatcttcccaatccagggatcaaacccaggtctcctgcatcacaggcagattctttactgtctgaaccaccagagaagcccaaatagATCTAATACCGACCATTAAATTTATACTTGAAAATAGTAATAATACTCTAGAGAAGCTTTATTAAGAAATTTGTTTATTAAGCATGTATCTTAGTATTTACCTTGTGTTTTTTGTTCAAGAAGTCGTCTTCTCTCATCCATATCTTTTTCTGGAATACCTTCCATACCATATATTTCCAACTCTATGTCTGTTCTCCCAGGTATTGCATTTGGTACTGCATCTATTGTCTCTTTATGCACCTAAATCAAAAAACAAATCCATCAAACAAAACACAGGCCTTCCATTAGGTAGACAAAAGTGCCtcatgaaagtattttttaaaaaagaattttaaattactcATAGACCATTTAGTATAAAGGTTAAGAACAACTGGTTCTATAGTGAGACTGAATTCAACCCCCCAGCTTTCAAGAGTTTGGGCAAATTGTTTGACCTAAGCCTCAGTTTACTTCAACTAATTTAGTATCTAACTTCTCAggttatttttaagattaaaaaaaaaaaactgtatataaAAAGCACTTGGCAATGTGTAGCTTATAATCTTGTTTGAATTATTAGCAATAAAGTAATAGTACTACTCAAATCAGGGAAGTTTGAAGTCTGAATTAAGTAATGTTTACAAAGCCTTATTATATTAACTGTCAGAATAAAGTGAAATTTCCAATAATGTACAAACCACAAAAGTGACATTTACAATTAGCATTACCCACAGCTAATGAGTCACGTAAGGAGCGTAACACTGCCACAGCAGAGAACCTGTCACTATCTCTGAAGGTATTTGATCACAAAAAGAAGTTCTTTAAGATGTGTTACTGTATAACATTTGAGAATTCAGGACCTTTTTTCACTGTATGGTCTTTGCTAGATCAAACATTTCTAACCCTCAGTGAGTAACTTCTCCCAATATGGTAAAACCCTGGTCAGTCTTGGTTCCTTCAGCAAAATGTTTTAACTTAGGTTAAAGGATATCAAAGTAGTTTGTCTAGATCACTGGCTTCAACTGGAAGCTTATCAGAAATGCAAAATTCTCAGGACACACCTGAGTCCTTCTGAATCAGGAACTCTTGAGTGCAACCATGAATCTAAGTAAGTCTTCAAGGTGTTTCCTTTGCAtgttcaagtttgagaaccacttttATAGGGTAAGGGTAATGACTTTGATACAGTTGTCCAAAAACACATTTTTCCTTTAAGACTCTTTCATAGAACAAAATAAAGGTAaagaaaactgtattttcttcttaGAGGAGTAtctcaaagatttaaaaaacggaaatataaatcaaatttaGAAATTATCTTATTATGATTAAAAGATCCATGAATAAAACTACTCAATAAATGATGTAATCATTTCCCTCAGGTTTTTCAGAATGTTACTTTTCTTGATGATGAACATGAAGTCATCTctgttctttaaagaaatatagcTACATCCACAGACACAGTAACTAGCTTTCATTACACTTCTAAGTGATGAGGGGGGAAAACGTCTTTTATCTATAAAAACTGGAGCATGTGTCTGATTTAACGGCCATGCTTATGTCACAGGTTGctataatatataaatagaaaatttcaatTAAAGACATTACCAATAGTTTATCAACTAATCTCCTTCCAGCTTTCATTatatttctttgctcttctcttATAGTACAACTCCCTGAAATAGTGCCTTGCCTTTCCCTCTCATTTTCTCTTGCCAGCACTCCAATCAGCCTTTCATCTGCATCATCCTAGGAAAGCACTCCTGGCAAGTAATCAATGACCTCTACTTTGATCAAACCAATCTTCGTCCTGTGCCTTCTTGACCTACCACTAGCTTTGACTTAACTCTCTCCTTGAAACACTTCATTTGGCTTCCAGTGCACTAGTCTCTTGGTTTTCCTACGTTTTCAATCTTGATTGGTTTAATCATCTGACCTCTAAATGCTGGGAGACACCCAAAGTGGAGTCCTTGCACCTCTTTTCTATCTATACTCCCTAAGGACATCTAGTATCATGGCTTAAAATAGCCATCCTTATACCGTATCCTCCCAAACTTCTATCTCCAGCTCCAACTTCTCTAAACTGTAGACCCATAGATTCAACTGTTTATATGCCATCTCCATCTGGATATTCAATAAGACCATCTCAATACTAAAATACTCAAAATTAACATAAGATGATATAGTATTCTCCCCTGTAAGCCTATTCTTCCGACAGCTTTCTACACATCAATGGTCATCCCTCGGTATCGAGGAGGAACTGGTTCCGGGACTACCCGCCTCATaccaaggatgctcaagtcccttgtaTAAAATGGCACAGTACAGTCACCCTCCACTATCTGTGGATTTCTGCACTCAGTTGATTGTGGGTTCAATCAACCGACTCCCAACTGTGGTTGGCTGAACCCACAGTCATACCAAAATACCAAGGGGCAATTAACTACCACTGAATTCAACTCATTTTTCACACTGCTCAAGCCAAAAACCTTCAGATCATTCTCCACCCCTCACTTTCTCACGTTCTGTCACCATCATCTCTTGCCTCGAATACTCCTAAAGCGGACTTACTGCACTCTACAGTCTATTCTCACCCTTACAGCCAAAATGACCCAAAGTACACCAAAGCATgttacacttcaattaaaaccCCCCTTccattcagacttaaagaaacaCAGCAGCCGACAAGACCTCCTATATAAAGCACATTGCTGCTCTTCCCTCAGTATAGGATAATACTCTTCATGGAACAGTTTGTCCTTTGCTGTTTCCTGGAATCTCTCTCTTACCCTCTTTGATCTCTGTTCAGATGTCAGCTTGTCATTCAGGCCTTCACTATCTTTATGGCCCTCCACTATTCCCCTCTACCTAGTTTTAGTTCTGTATCAGGTATCAGCATAAGACTAAGTAAACATTTATAGGTTGTTTTCCTCCACAATGTTAATCTAAACATCACAAAAATGACTATTTTATTCACTGCTATATATATGGTGCTTCAAACATTGTACAATGCTGTCTTACATAAATGGTAAAGTCCTACATCTGTACTATACAAGTCATCCACCAGTTACATGTGACTAAGCAATGGAAATGCGGCTATAATGCAACTGAggaattttaacttttcattttaaaatttctttttaaatactgaCAGGTAACTAGTGACTgggtttccctcatggctcagcggtaaagaatctgcctgcaatgaagaacaCCTCAGTTCAAGGTGGCACCCTactccggtatttttgcctgagaaattacaaggacagaggaacctggcaggctacagttcatggagtcaaagagagtcagacaggatttagcAACGAAAAACCAGTGACTGCCACAATGGAAAACTGTGGATGTAGCAGGCACTTGTATTTCTGAACagattttaaattactgattggCTTGATAGAAGTGAGAAAGATctacaaaaacttatttttaagctTGGGGAAGCAATAATCTTGTTTTAATTTACCTCCCTGCCTCCTACCAACAGTAATTTCCAACGGGGATTCCTTCATCTCATGCCTCTCTAGGGTCCAATTACGCAAAAATTCAGGCAATTCTGGACTGGTAAAGTAGAAGAAATGCTGAATAAAACAgatcttcaaaaataaaacttactAGATCTTCAGAAGTATAAAtaagtatactaacacatatatatggaatttagaaagatggcaatgacgaccctgtatgcaagacagcaaaaaagacacagatgtgtataacggacttttggactcagagggagagggtgggatgatttgggagaatggcattctaacatgtatactatcatgtaagaatcgaatcgccagtctatgtctgatgcaggatacagcatgctttggggctggtgcatggggatgacccagagagatgttatggggagggaagtgggaggagggttcatgtttgggaacgcatgtaagaactaaagattttaaaattaaaaaataataataaaaaaaaagaagtataaattACAAAGCTCCCCCtacttagaaatgaaagaaacctaAGTTTTAAATGAAACACAATGCTACCCTTCCATGGAATAAATGGTAGAACTAAACCTAGCCCCAGGCAGGCAACAGATTGTAAAATCCTTCAATGGCAGAGTAATGGCAGTTAATTATGTACTAATTCTTACAGGAGTAGAACTGGTCAGATTGCCTACAAAACTTAAATcactgatctttgttttcttgccCAAGTATTGAGGAAATATTTTGTGATTTCAGCCGGTCACATATCTAACCTAAGATGAAGATATCAATAACTTAAACGTAAATACTAACAAAAATTCTTTAAACATAGAAAATCAATCGTTTATATTCTCCATGACTAaacaaccttttttttaaaaaaaattaactggtcATCTTATCCAATCTTTtacaatgaacaacaacaacacacaaaaaaaaaatccttgggtttcaaaaagaaattcaagGTTTTTCCTCCATGTTGTTTCCTAACTACGAGagtaaaattaagagaaaaaaactcCTTACCTGCATGCAATGAATAGCTAAGCCAGGTCCTGTATACAATTTCTTATGACATATATGGCATTTAAAATGCTTTGCTTTTTGGTGCTGTATAAGGATCTTCTCATCATCAAAATCTCTATTACAATACCTGGTCACTATTGTTAAGGTACAAAAATACAGCACAATAACATTacttatagaaaataaatatgcaattaaAGAGAACACTATTCACTACTTAACATTAAAAACGGGAAACAGCTAAAACCAAAAGTACTTTGTACAAACTCTGCTTTTGCTATTATATAACTAGAAATAAACCTGCCACTGATTTTGGAATTTTCAATGTCCTGGAAGCCCACAATCTCTCTTCACCACACATCTCCGTAGGCAATACAGCTTCGTCAAATTTCAACGTTTACCAGATTTATGCGAAATTAACTTCTGTTCAATCTCTCAACATTTACAAACGCAGGTTGTTAATTCCAAGGGATCAATGtttattacaaaaagaaacaaagtttaTATCGACAGAACTTCAAGGATTAAGTAGAACATCAAAATAATCAGATTAAGAATTTACATTTAGAATTTCACACTCATTTGCAATCTGAAAATAAGTTCACTGCGAGTAAAACTGACCATTTCCTATAAAAACCCATAAAGTTGCCTGCAATTCCGAATTTATGTTGCCACAGGTTTCATTTAAACTCACAGAAGAGTTACGTTACCGAGAATTAACTCACTAATCAGACTTTCCTAAAAGcactttaaccattttttaactattaccaaaataaattcagttctaTAGCAAAGCTTTTTTAGGTacaatacaataaataaaaacaactggAATGTAGTTTATTAACGTTTCCAGGGCGGGGGGGGGAACGCCACGTTTTATTCCTAGAAACGGATTTTTTCACTCCTAGAAAGCTAGGTAGAAAGATAAGTAACCCCACCCTGTTACTTCTCGAAGATTAAGGCGCCAGAGGGCGAGACGCGGAAGCTAGctctccccaccctaccccccgcAATAAAAAGGGGGGAAGTGGGGGGGGGTCGAAATCAGGGTTGACTAACAGAAGCCTTTACGAAACCAGAttctaccaaaaaaataaagtgggtgACAGACTCCGGAAGCTCTCTCCTAATCCTCCAGAGTTGATCAGCGTTATTATACTCGAAGAAAAGTCCCTTTGTTGAATCGTCACCAAAACAACGGAGTGTGGCAGGAGAGTCCTC encodes:
- the ZNF207 gene encoding BUB3-interacting and GLEBS motif-containing protein ZNF207 isoform X4; protein product: MGRKKKKQLKPWCWYCNRDFDDEKILIQHQKAKHFKCHICHKKLYTGPGLAIHCMQVHKETIDAVPNAIPGRTDIELEIYGMEGIPEKDMDERRRLLEQKTQESQKKKQQDDSDEYDDDDSAASTSFQPQPVQPQQGYIPPMAQPGLPPVPGAPGMPPGIPPLMPGVPPLMPGMPPVMPGMPPGLHHQRKYTQSFCGENIMMPMGGMMPPGPGIPPLMPGMPPGMPPPVPRPGIPPMTQAQAVSAPGILNRPPAPTATVPAPQPPVTKPLFPSAGQMGTPVTSSSTASSNSESLSASSKALFPSTAQAQAAVQGPVGTDFKPLNSTPATTTEPPKPTFPAYTQSTASTTSTTNSTAAKPAASITSKPATLTTTSATSKLIHPDEDISLEERRAQLPKYQRNLPRPGQAPIGNPPVGPIGGMMPPQPGIPQQQGMRPPMPPHGQYGGHHQGMPGYLPGAMPPYGQGPPMVPPYQGGPPRPPMGMRPPVMSQALP
- the ZNF207 gene encoding BUB3-interacting and GLEBS motif-containing protein ZNF207 isoform X2 codes for the protein MGRKKKKQLKPWCWYCNRDFDDEKILIQHQKAKHFKCHICHKKLYTGPGLAIHCMQVHKETIDAVPNAIPGRTDIELEIYGMEGIPEKDMDERRRLLEQKTQESQKKKQQDDSDEYDDDDSAASTSFQPQPVQPQQGYIPPMAQPGLPPVPGAPGMPPGIPPLMPGVPPLMPGMPPVMPGMPPGLHHQRKYTQSFCGENIMMPMGGMMPPGPGIPPLMPGMPPGMPPPVPRPGIPPMTQAQAVSAPGILNRPPAPTATVPAPQPPVTKPLFPSAGQMGTPVTSSSTASSNSESLSASSKALFPSTAQAQAAVQGPVGTDFKPLNSTPATTTEPPKPTFPAYTQSTASTTSTTNSTAAKPAASITSKPATLTTTSATSKLIHPDEDISLEERRAQLPKYQRNLPRPGQAPIGNPPVGPIGGMMPPQPGIPQQQGMRPPMPPHGQYGGHHQGMPGYLPGAMPPYGQGPPMVPPYQGGPPRPPMGMRPPVMSQGGRY
- the ZNF207 gene encoding BUB3-interacting and GLEBS motif-containing protein ZNF207 isoform X9 is translated as MGRKKKKQLKPWCWYCNRDFDDEKILIQHQKAKHFKCHICHKKLYTGPGLAIHCMQVHKETIDAVPNAIPGRTDIELEIYGMEGIPEKDMDERRRLLEQKTQAESQKKKQQDDSDEYDDDDSAASTSFQPQPVQPQQGYIPPMAQPGLPPVPGAPGMPPGIPPLMPGVPPLMPGMPPVMPGMPPGLHHQRKYTQSFCGENIMMPMGGMMPPGPGIPPLMPGMPPGMPPPVPRPGIPPMTQAQAVSAPGILNRPPAPTATVPAPQPPVTKPLFPSAGQAQAAVQGPVGTDFKPLNSTPATTTEPPKPTFPAYTQSTASTTSTTNSTAAKPAASITSKPATLTTTSATSKLIHPDEDISLEERRAQLPKYQRNLPRPGQAPIGNPPVGPIGGMMPPQPGIPQQQGMRPPMPPHGQYGGHHQGMPGYLPGAMPPYGQGPPMVPPYQGGPPRPPMGMRPPVMSQGGRY
- the ZNF207 gene encoding BUB3-interacting and GLEBS motif-containing protein ZNF207 isoform X3 is translated as MGRKKKKQLKPWCWYCNRDFDDEKILIQHQKAKHFKCHICHKKLYTGPGLAIHCMQVHKETIDAVPNAIPGRTDIELEIYGMEGIPEKDMDERRRLLEQKTQAESQKKKQQDDSDEYDDDDSAASTSFQPQPVQPQQGYIPPMAQPGLPPVPGAPGMPPGIPPLMPGVPPLMPGMPPVMPGMPPGLHHQRKYTQSFCGENIMMPMGGMMPPGPGIPPLMPGMPPGMPPPVPRPGIPPMTQAQAVSAPGILNRPPAPTATVPAPQPPVTKPLFPSAGQMGTPVTSSSTASSNSESLSASSKALFPSTAQAQAAVQGPVGTDFKPLNSTPATTTEPPKPTFPAYTQSTASTTSTTNSTAAKPAASITSKPATLTTTSATSKLIHPDEDISLEERRAQLPKYQRNLPRPGQAPIGNPPVGPIGGMMPPQPGIPQQQGMRPPMPPHGQYGGHHQGMPGYLPGAMPPYGQGPPMVPPYQGGPPRPPMGMRPPVMSQALP
- the ZNF207 gene encoding BUB3-interacting and GLEBS motif-containing protein ZNF207 isoform X1, translated to MGRKKKKQLKPWCWYCNRDFDDEKILIQHQKAKHFKCHICHKKLYTGPGLAIHCMQVHKETIDAVPNAIPGRTDIELEIYGMEGIPEKDMDERRRLLEQKTQAESQKKKQQDDSDEYDDDDSAASTSFQPQPVQPQQGYIPPMAQPGLPPVPGAPGMPPGIPPLMPGVPPLMPGMPPVMPGMPPGLHHQRKYTQSFCGENIMMPMGGMMPPGPGIPPLMPGMPPGMPPPVPRPGIPPMTQAQAVSAPGILNRPPAPTATVPAPQPPVTKPLFPSAGQMGTPVTSSSTASSNSESLSASSKALFPSTAQAQAAVQGPVGTDFKPLNSTPATTTEPPKPTFPAYTQSTASTTSTTNSTAAKPAASITSKPATLTTTSATSKLIHPDEDISLEERRAQLPKYQRNLPRPGQAPIGNPPVGPIGGMMPPQPGIPQQQGMRPPMPPHGQYGGHHQGMPGYLPGAMPPYGQGPPMVPPYQGGPPRPPMGMRPPVMSQGGRY
- the ZNF207 gene encoding BUB3-interacting and GLEBS motif-containing protein ZNF207 isoform X13, with product MGRKKKKQLKPWCWYCNRDFDDEKILIQHQKAKHFKCHICHKKLYTGPGLAIHCMQVHKETIDAVPNAIPGRTDIELEIYGMEGIPEKDMDERRRLLEQKTQESQKKKQQDDSDEYDDDDSAASTSFQPQPVQPQQGYIPPMAQPGLPPVPGAPGMPPGIPPLMPGVPPLMPGMPPVMPGMPPGMMPMGGMMPPGPGIPPLMPGMPPGMPPPVPRPGIPPMTQAQAVSAPGILNRPPAPTATVPAPQPPVTKPLFPSAGQAQAAVQGPVGTDFKPLNSTPATTTEPPKPTFPAYTQSTASTTSTTNSTAAKPAASITSKPATLTTTSATSKLIHPDEDISLEERRAQLPKYQRNLPRPGQAPIGNPPVGPIGGMMPPQPGIPQQQGMRPPMPPHGQYGGHHQGMPGYLPGAMPPYGQGPPMVPPYQGGPPRPPMGMRPPVMSQGGRY
- the ZNF207 gene encoding BUB3-interacting and GLEBS motif-containing protein ZNF207 isoform X8, with protein sequence MGRKKKKQLKPWCWYCNRDFDDEKILIQHQKAKHFKCHICHKKLYTGPGLAIHCMQVHKETIDAVPNAIPGRTDIELEIYGMEGIPEKDMDERRRLLEQKTQESQKKKQQDDSDEYDDDDSAASTSFQPQPVQPQQGYIPPMAQPGLPPVPGAPGMPPGIPPLMPGVPPLMPGMPPVMPGMPPGMMPMGGMMPPGPGIPPLMPGMPPGMPPPVPRPGIPPMTQAQAVSAPGILNRPPAPTATVPAPQPPVTKPLFPSAGQMGTPVTSSSTASSNSESLSASSKALFPSTAQAQAAVQGPVGTDFKPLNSTPATTTEPPKPTFPAYTQSTASTTSTTNSTAAKPAASITSKPATLTTTSATSKLIHPDEDISLEERRAQLPKYQRNLPRPGQAPIGNPPVGPIGGMMPPQPGIPQQQGMRPPMPPHGQYGGHHQGMPGYLPGAMPPYGQGPPMVPPYQGGPPRPPMGMRPPVMSQALP